A section of the Nitrospinota bacterium genome encodes:
- a CDS encoding DUF4912 domain-containing protein, producing the protein MTKSELLKKTKADLLKLAQAKFKLPVDAKNTKEEIVSAILKKSGKPSIKKGAKSQVSAKKVKSTSKKTAGAKKTAKKTAKSVKASAKAKPVISSIEDVPLTKPQLPHEQAITESKYHVAERQEHLEYTNGLPDRYQDNRIVLLVRDPFWLYTFWDINPDEPGRIASEKGVDLRYARTVLRVYDVTNIIFTGGNAHSFYDIDVGSINGTWYLNVKHDDCSYLVEIGLLDPQGYFYPMARSNGVTTPRASASSRMDEQWMIADEEFWRIYGLSGGFSTVGSSQELTEAMRKRLMETVSSGGHSQSGE; encoded by the coding sequence ATGACAAAAAGCGAACTTCTGAAAAAAACGAAGGCCGACCTTTTAAAGCTTGCGCAAGCAAAATTTAAACTCCCTGTTGACGCAAAAAATACAAAGGAGGAGATTGTCTCCGCGATATTGAAAAAGAGCGGAAAGCCGTCAATAAAGAAGGGGGCCAAAAGCCAGGTATCGGCAAAAAAGGTGAAATCAACATCCAAGAAAACAGCCGGTGCTAAAAAGACAGCTAAAAAAACCGCAAAGTCCGTTAAGGCTTCGGCGAAGGCAAAACCGGTTATTAGCTCAATAGAAGATGTACCTCTTACGAAGCCTCAGCTTCCGCATGAACAGGCCATTACAGAATCGAAATACCACGTAGCGGAACGACAGGAGCACCTGGAATATACGAACGGCCTCCCTGACAGGTATCAGGACAACAGAATAGTGCTTCTCGTACGCGACCCATTCTGGCTTTACACCTTTTGGGATATAAATCCTGATGAGCCTGGCAGGATAGCTTCTGAAAAAGGGGTTGACCTGCGGTACGCAAGGACTGTTTTAAGAGTATACGACGTGACAAATATTATTTTCACTGGAGGCAACGCTCACAGTTTTTACGATATTGACGTGGGATCGATCAACGGCACATGGTACCTGAACGTCAAGCACGATGACTGCTCTTATCTTGTCGAGATAGGGCTTTTGGACCCGCAAGGATACTTCTATCCCATGGCAAGGTCGAACGGCGTAACCACTCCGCGCGCTAGCGCATCATCCAGGATGGACGAGCAGTGGATGATCGCAGATGAGGAGTTCTGGAGAATATACGGACTTTCTGGTGGATTTTCCACGGTCGGCTCTTCGCAGGAACTTACAGAAGCCATGCGCAAACGGCTGATGGAAACTGTCTCCTCAGGGGGCCATTCCCAAAGCGGGGAATAG
- a CDS encoding hybrid sensor histidine kinase/response regulator gives MALEKDLRARNKNSEKLGIVKTKLIYSRTHIANIAIFINSLILAYVLWDYASHRAIVIWLASIMTATIFRTLLFRVYIKKERTGKNLRKWQNYLTISMLLLGTVWGSSAIFLFPETSTPHQVFIAFVLGGMVAGATGTNSTVIESFYAYSISSLLPVIVMLFLQSGEIPKAMGTMVTLFLVLMIMTARQMNRDITESLTLRFDNLDLIDNLVAEKDNAEKLNKALIQEIAERKDAETALRAAKDMAESANKTKDKFVSIVSHDLKGPLGTMIGFLELLSEDIEITERKKIVENAISSGQRMKKLIDDLLDIERLKTGKFTTAFRFLDPYYITENAIEHIKTLAQQKGISINNEIPKYSRIYADENLLTQATVNLLSNAVKFCNNGDKITLFIPQNEFSTIAIRDTGIGIHPDVMEQLFKEGIKFSTRGTRGEKGTGLGLLLCKDILDAHNGIIYAESEPDKGSTFYIKLPQVKPLVLTVDDSPDRLFLLSRYLKPFDVNIVEALNGIEALKLIESEKPHLVITDIKMPEMDGIELLTKIKKNPKTSYIPVIIVTSMQETETREIAVRMGVDDFITEPIIKNDLISRIQKFIG, from the coding sequence GTGGCTTTGGAAAAAGATTTACGGGCGCGAAATAAAAATTCCGAAAAACTCGGAATTGTGAAGACAAAACTTATCTATTCGCGGACGCATATCGCAAACATCGCGATTTTCATAAATAGTTTAATTTTAGCTTACGTTCTGTGGGATTACGCGTCACACAGAGCGATTGTCATCTGGCTTGCCTCCATAATGACGGCAACTATTTTCAGGACGCTTCTTTTCCGCGTCTATATTAAAAAGGAAAGAACCGGCAAAAATCTGCGGAAATGGCAGAACTACTTAACGATTTCGATGCTTTTGCTCGGTACAGTTTGGGGTTCTTCCGCTATCTTCCTCTTTCCGGAAACTTCCACGCCGCACCAGGTCTTTATCGCGTTTGTTCTTGGCGGAATGGTCGCGGGAGCAACCGGGACAAATTCAACCGTCATCGAATCTTTTTACGCATACAGCATCTCCTCTCTGCTGCCTGTCATTGTCATGCTTTTTTTACAGAGTGGAGAAATTCCGAAAGCTATGGGAACGATGGTCACCCTTTTTCTCGTTCTGATGATAATGACCGCACGTCAAATGAACCGCGATATTACCGAATCACTGACCCTGCGATTCGACAACCTGGACCTTATAGACAACCTCGTGGCGGAAAAGGATAATGCCGAAAAACTGAACAAAGCTCTTATCCAGGAAATCGCCGAACGTAAAGACGCAGAAACTGCGTTGCGAGCCGCAAAGGATATGGCGGAGAGCGCAAACAAAACGAAAGATAAGTTTGTATCAATCGTGTCGCACGACCTGAAAGGGCCGCTTGGCACCATGATAGGCTTTTTGGAACTCCTCAGTGAAGATATCGAGATCACCGAAAGAAAAAAAATCGTTGAGAACGCGATCTCCTCCGGGCAGAGAATGAAAAAGCTTATCGATGATCTGCTCGATATAGAGAGATTGAAAACCGGCAAATTTACCACAGCTTTTCGCTTTTTGGATCCCTACTACATCACCGAAAACGCGATAGAACATATAAAGACGCTAGCTCAGCAGAAAGGTATCAGCATCAACAATGAAATACCGAAATACAGCAGGATCTATGCAGATGAAAACCTGCTGACGCAGGCAACAGTGAACCTCCTCTCCAACGCGGTGAAATTTTGCAACAATGGCGACAAGATCACACTCTTCATTCCGCAAAATGAATTTTCAACTATCGCGATCAGGGACACCGGCATCGGGATACACCCTGATGTCATGGAACAACTTTTCAAGGAAGGGATAAAATTCTCAACCCGGGGAACCAGGGGGGAGAAGGGAACGGGGCTTGGGCTCCTGCTCTGCAAGGATATACTCGATGCGCACAACGGCATAATTTACGCGGAATCTGAACCTGACAAAGGATCAACCTTTTATATAAAACTTCCGCAGGTAAAACCGCTTGTCCTCACGGTAGACGACAGCCCGGACAGACTTTTCCTTTTGTCCAGATATTTAAAACCGTTCGATGTGAACATAGTCGAAGCTTTAAACGGCATTGAAGCCTTGAAATTGATCGAAAGCGAAAAACCTCATTTGGTGATAACAGACATCAAAATGCCTGAAATGGACGGAATAGAACTGCTGACGAAAATCAAGAAAAACCCTAAGACTAGCTACATCCCGGTAATCATTGTGACCTCAATGCAGGAAACCGAAACAAGGGAAATAGCGGTGCGAATGGGGGTAGACGACTTCATTACCGAACCGATCATCAAGAATGACCTGATCTCACGAATTCAGAAATTCATCGGCTAA
- a CDS encoding HAMP domain-containing histidine kinase, producing the protein MIKRKIDVFVWLSLAFVVVLISLIADNLSDSVYDEIEAEYATYQSVLAESSAKTLRMFFEEVETELRLLSKILSAQNLDKERAIDEIEGIINSHEEVISTIILLDYAGRVLVDPVFGEHSPELLEQLQTLFKTMILKRSDPAWQERSEDETIISDGLVIDGQFAGFAVASPLLRPTKEGSYFLSGMIVALISKAQLENNLLESIGFKKGSAAFIVTHTLVGLASQKSRQEVLGFIRHLGTYPEGEELIKMMMNGEEKTLWRKMQKTAGGKVISYPVLVSFSPASFSDVIWSVAIMTPKNEITKLVQESRFKSLMLASFVATILYIGAIILMRLNHVRVAAQEKAKYATELAEKNMELEKLNKIKDEFVSIVSHDMRSPVGLISSYAKILISEAEKKGTETKHLQTIINSSNRLLTLINDILDLAKVEAGEMRLHLAEVDMDNLITELVRTMKLSADEKGIELIYEPDENPKTVIADNSKLYQILNNLTVNAIKFTPPNGKIKIRKTAVENSMLISVIDNGPGFTEEEKERIFEKFKPGKQINNKEGTGLGLAICKNLVELHNGKIWVVSPVSNMGNSAGSEFNFTIPLLTLPQQ; encoded by the coding sequence ATGATAAAGAGAAAGATCGACGTTTTCGTCTGGCTTTCGCTCGCGTTTGTAGTCGTTTTAATATCTCTTATAGCCGATAATCTGAGCGATTCGGTTTACGACGAAATTGAAGCCGAATACGCCACCTACCAGTCGGTACTTGCTGAATCCTCCGCAAAAACACTCCGCATGTTTTTCGAGGAGGTGGAGACGGAACTAAGACTATTGTCAAAGATACTCTCTGCCCAGAATCTGGACAAGGAGCGGGCCATTGATGAAATAGAAGGGATAATCAACAGCCATGAAGAGGTCATTTCAACCATTATTCTGCTGGATTATGCCGGAAGGGTGCTGGTGGATCCGGTATTCGGTGAGCACTCGCCGGAACTTCTGGAACAGCTTCAGACGCTATTCAAAACAATGATCCTAAAGAGGAGCGACCCCGCATGGCAAGAGCGATCCGAGGATGAAACAATAATCAGCGACGGCTTGGTAATAGACGGTCAGTTCGCAGGCTTTGCGGTTGCCTCCCCCCTCCTTAGACCCACAAAGGAAGGGAGCTACTTTTTAAGCGGAATGATAGTGGCGCTTATCTCGAAGGCCCAGCTTGAAAACAATCTTCTCGAATCCATCGGATTTAAGAAAGGAAGCGCCGCCTTCATTGTTACGCACACACTTGTCGGCCTTGCGAGTCAGAAAAGCAGACAGGAGGTTCTTGGATTCATACGGCATCTCGGCACATACCCGGAAGGGGAAGAACTTATAAAGATGATGATGAATGGTGAGGAAAAAACCCTTTGGCGTAAAATGCAGAAAACGGCAGGGGGAAAAGTAATTTCATATCCGGTGCTGGTCTCCTTCTCACCCGCCAGTTTTTCGGATGTCATTTGGTCGGTAGCGATAATGACCCCTAAAAATGAAATTACCAAACTGGTTCAGGAGAGCCGTTTTAAATCGCTGATGCTTGCCTCTTTCGTAGCGACCATTCTCTATATCGGCGCGATCATACTGATGAGGCTGAACCATGTAAGGGTAGCCGCCCAGGAAAAGGCAAAATACGCCACGGAGCTGGCGGAAAAAAACATGGAGCTAGAAAAGCTGAATAAAATAAAAGACGAATTCGTATCGATAGTCTCGCATGACATGCGCTCCCCGGTGGGGCTTATCTCCTCTTACGCCAAAATTCTCATCTCGGAGGCCGAAAAGAAAGGAACCGAGACTAAACACCTTCAGACGATCATCAATTCGTCAAACCGACTCCTTACCCTCATCAACGACATTCTAGACCTTGCAAAAGTTGAAGCCGGAGAAATGAGACTGCACCTTGCCGAAGTCGACATGGACAATCTGATAACGGAGCTTGTCAGAACAATGAAACTGAGCGCCGACGAAAAGGGGATCGAGCTGATCTACGAGCCGGACGAAAATCCAAAAACCGTTATCGCGGACAACAGCAAGCTTTACCAGATACTGAACAATCTCACCGTGAACGCCATCAAATTTACTCCTCCAAACGGCAAGATCAAGATCAGAAAAACCGCCGTGGAAAACAGTATGCTGATAAGCGTTATAGACAACGGCCCGGGATTTACCGAAGAGGAAAAGGAGAGGATTTTCGAGAAATTCAAACCCGGCAAACAAATCAACAACAAGGAAGGGACAGGACTAGGCCTTGCGATATGTAAAAATCTGGTCGAATTGCATAACGGAAAGATATGGGTGGTAAGCCCGGTATCAAACATGGGGAACAGTGCGGGCTCGGAATTCAATTTCACCATTCCACTGCTCACTTTGCCTCAGCAATAA
- the der gene encoding ribosome biogenesis GTPase Der — protein MAGAFTVCIVGRPNVGKSTLFNKLTGTRRSIVDNYAGVTRDRLLGQADLEGRNAILIDTGGLEFSPDDEISTQVREQALLAVEEADVICFAVDGRQGLTPIDRDIAEMLRKSGKRVVVAANKIDTPRNDFNLSEFFELGLDEVIAVSAEHSVGLGDLAEALVEGRERDPEEEEGEDVEKPVTVAIVGRPNVGKSSLLNKIMGEDRMMVSDIPGTTRESIDSVVQWHNKEFIFIDTAGMRKKNRIVQKLEKFSVIMALKAISRCQVALLVIDAKRGIGDQESKIAGIIRDEAKACIIVVNKWDLAEKDSQSTKVYTDNLREELKFLSFAPVIFVSAVTGQRTGQIFEVIQDVMKEYGKRVDTGPLNRNIIKWVDRKSPPVVDGKRAKFYYVSQTKSAPPIFNFSVNSPERIPEHYQRYLVNNIRKEYGFDGSPVVCRFQPRKGRR, from the coding sequence ATGGCGGGAGCATTTACCGTTTGTATCGTCGGCCGCCCCAACGTGGGGAAGTCGACACTTTTCAACAAGCTGACCGGAACGCGGCGCTCGATAGTGGACAACTACGCCGGTGTGACGCGCGACAGACTGCTTGGCCAAGCCGATCTCGAAGGGCGGAACGCCATTCTAATAGATACCGGCGGTCTTGAATTTTCACCTGATGACGAAATTTCCACACAGGTTCGGGAGCAGGCGCTGCTTGCCGTGGAGGAAGCTGACGTCATCTGCTTTGCCGTCGACGGCCGTCAGGGGCTCACGCCGATAGACAGGGATATCGCTGAGATGCTCCGCAAGAGCGGGAAGCGCGTTGTGGTCGCCGCAAACAAGATCGACACTCCTAGAAACGATTTCAATCTCTCGGAGTTTTTCGAACTCGGCCTTGACGAAGTGATCGCCGTTTCCGCCGAACATTCCGTAGGGCTTGGCGACCTTGCCGAAGCGCTGGTGGAAGGGAGAGAGAGGGATCCCGAAGAAGAGGAAGGGGAAGATGTGGAAAAACCTGTCACAGTTGCGATCGTCGGCAGGCCGAACGTAGGGAAATCATCTCTTCTTAACAAGATAATGGGAGAGGACAGGATGATGGTCTCCGACATTCCGGGGACAACGCGGGAAAGTATCGATTCAGTTGTCCAGTGGCACAACAAGGAGTTCATCTTTATCGACACGGCGGGCATGAGAAAGAAAAACCGCATTGTGCAGAAGCTCGAAAAATTTTCCGTGATAATGGCGCTCAAGGCGATATCGAGGTGCCAGGTAGCTCTTCTTGTGATTGACGCGAAGCGGGGGATCGGGGATCAGGAATCAAAGATAGCCGGCATTATTAGGGATGAGGCGAAGGCCTGCATCATCGTCGTGAACAAATGGGATCTCGCCGAAAAGGATTCGCAATCTACAAAGGTCTATACCGACAACCTGAGGGAAGAGCTGAAGTTCCTTTCGTTCGCGCCGGTCATATTCGTATCGGCGGTCACGGGACAGAGAACAGGCCAGATATTCGAAGTGATCCAGGACGTTATGAAAGAGTACGGCAAAAGGGTCGACACAGGCCCGCTTAACCGGAACATTATTAAATGGGTAGACAGAAAATCACCACCGGTAGTGGACGGAAAGAGAGCAAAGTTCTATTATGTATCACAAACAAAAAGCGCTCCTCCGATATTCAATTTCTCGGTGAACAGCCCGGAGCGCATACCTGAGCATTACCAGCGATACCTTGTAAACAACATACGGAAAGAGTACGGTTTCGACGGCTCACCGGTGGTCTGCCGTTTTCAGCCAAGAAAAGGGAGAAGATGA
- a CDS encoding TlyA family RNA methyltransferase has product MAKKRLDILLVEKGLADNRSRAQSLIMTGNVSTGGRKLEKAGENFDEDIEISVKQPDHPYVSRGGTKLAHAIKHFSIEVEGKKCIDVGSSTGGFTDCLLQLGAESVTALDVGKGQLDWKLRNDSRVISKEEFNAREMSPENAGGLFEIAVIDVSFISLELILNPVKGVMQPGGEILALVKPQFEVGKVEASKGRGIIRDPKSHISVIEKIASFGESIGLASKGFTESPITGAKGNKEFFIHFKAPE; this is encoded by the coding sequence ATGGCAAAAAAAAGGCTTGATATTCTACTGGTCGAAAAGGGGCTCGCCGACAACAGGTCGCGCGCGCAATCGCTAATAATGACAGGGAATGTTTCCACCGGCGGGAGGAAACTGGAAAAAGCTGGAGAGAATTTCGATGAAGATATCGAAATTTCCGTAAAACAGCCGGACCACCCTTACGTCTCGCGCGGGGGGACAAAACTCGCCCACGCGATCAAGCATTTCAGCATTGAGGTCGAAGGAAAAAAATGTATCGATGTCGGCTCTTCTACTGGGGGTTTTACCGACTGCCTCCTTCAGCTTGGGGCGGAGTCTGTTACCGCGCTTGACGTCGGCAAGGGACAGCTCGACTGGAAACTGCGGAACGACAGCAGGGTCATATCAAAGGAAGAGTTTAACGCGCGAGAAATGTCTCCCGAAAATGCGGGAGGTTTATTCGAAATTGCCGTGATCGACGTATCGTTCATTTCGCTGGAGCTCATATTGAATCCGGTAAAAGGGGTGATGCAACCCGGCGGGGAGATTCTCGCGCTGGTTAAGCCCCAGTTCGAAGTCGGTAAGGTGGAAGCCTCGAAAGGGAGAGGGATAATCCGCGACCCGAAGAGCCACATTTCCGTTATAGAGAAGATAGCATCGTTCGGCGAATCAATAGGACTTGCCTCAAAAGGTTTTACGGAGTCCCCCATCACCGGGGCGAAAGGTAATAAGGAATTTTTCATTCATTTCAAGGCGCCTGAATGA
- a CDS encoding tetratricopeptide repeat protein, whose translation MKSSSKPLISTASTPKKAEEKEKPSLKATEGKAETPPDTAALETGGGAFTPMEFATAAINEGDIVETMTQEITFDDIREQIVEPGKEKEENVTAVAGVIEEPAVETVAVAEEEKSEEIPVEEAQADPEEVADVIEEEEKVEEGSTEESPEEPETVSVAEEEKVEEGSTEESPEEPETVAVAEEEQAEEIPVEEAPVAPETEAEQEIEDRELTEEELEAEALAEAEAEAEAEAAAKMEEQRELFEDQEIYEPLKLSINKLTATEEEIAALIAGRVAGMEPDAAMKFTVILENSEPAIEMAVMYLNEEAPDINGYISAIEEKKIALKSRFENDVEREKLDKGDFPDTVSLVTLAVFLLSHEKLSEKMGKALNILSASTFFSNENIPLEIIERHIEYIPEPISTPEISFFSAPDTIGKLLPTRYLNGDFSIDPIMQQLIRFNLDFRDRKKWGQAVADIISSEFPEKTYDTSKWDEASKLYHHAVASANNAKFYNVAGESAARLFNLCGLYQKSRGSFGEAKTLLNSAVETAMSAYGKKHPELAVVLNNRGMLLRELSEYAQAVKDLNLALEINMEALGADNPSTLSNMNNLGLLQMDNGDFANAKLNFEKALRTGEKIFSKRHHQVAIFCNNLAVIHFRTGELEKAKELAVRASSIDKEVLGSGHPAVAVRLSNLASIQKRLGEMDEALENYTEALHIDEAVFGKSHPRVAEDLGNIALLQKLTGDNDSARKNFRQALQTNEALLGKKHPTYAIQQNNYGRFLLAKGDRKNGLVNCRQALATLEKSLGKNHYLTAEVKRGVESAEKKG comes from the coding sequence ATGAAGAGTTCGTCGAAACCTCTCATCTCAACGGCATCGACGCCGAAAAAGGCAGAGGAAAAAGAAAAGCCTTCATTAAAAGCAACAGAGGGAAAAGCAGAAACGCCGCCCGATACCGCGGCGTTGGAAACTGGCGGGGGGGCATTCACTCCGATGGAGTTTGCCACCGCCGCAATAAATGAAGGAGATATCGTGGAAACCATGACCCAGGAAATAACCTTTGACGACATCCGCGAGCAAATTGTCGAGCCGGGTAAGGAAAAAGAGGAAAATGTGACCGCAGTAGCGGGTGTCATTGAAGAACCTGCCGTTGAAACCGTGGCTGTGGCAGAGGAGGAGAAGTCTGAAGAGATACCTGTTGAAGAGGCTCAGGCCGATCCCGAAGAAGTAGCCGATGTGATTGAGGAAGAGGAGAAGGTCGAGGAAGGCTCGACAGAAGAATCACCCGAGGAGCCTGAAACCGTGTCTGTGGCCGAGGAGGAGAAGGTCGAGGAAGGCTCGACAGAAGAATCACCCGAGGAGCCTGAAACCGTGGCTGTGGCAGAGGAGGAGCAAGCCGAAGAGATACCTGTTGAAGAGGCACCGGTCGCACCCGAGACGGAAGCGGAACAGGAGATCGAGGATAGAGAGCTGACGGAAGAGGAATTGGAAGCGGAGGCGCTAGCTGAAGCGGAGGCGGAAGCGGAAGCAGAGGCGGCCGCGAAGATGGAGGAACAGCGGGAACTTTTCGAGGATCAGGAGATCTACGAGCCTTTAAAACTGTCAATCAATAAACTCACCGCGACTGAAGAGGAGATAGCCGCCCTGATTGCCGGGAGGGTTGCCGGAATGGAACCGGATGCCGCGATGAAATTCACGGTCATTCTCGAAAACTCCGAACCAGCTATTGAAATGGCGGTAATGTATTTAAATGAGGAGGCCCCCGATATTAATGGATATATCTCCGCGATAGAGGAGAAAAAGATTGCTCTCAAATCGCGGTTCGAAAACGATGTTGAGCGCGAGAAGCTCGACAAGGGAGATTTTCCGGATACCGTTTCATTGGTGACACTCGCCGTTTTTCTTTTATCGCATGAAAAACTTTCTGAAAAAATGGGGAAGGCGCTGAACATCCTTTCGGCCTCTACGTTTTTCTCAAATGAAAACATTCCGCTGGAAATCATCGAGAGGCACATCGAGTACATACCGGAGCCTATCTCCACGCCGGAGATATCCTTCTTCAGCGCGCCCGATACGATTGGGAAACTTCTGCCGACCCGGTATCTGAACGGTGATTTTTCGATTGATCCGATCATGCAACAGCTTATCCGTTTCAATCTTGATTTCCGCGACAGGAAAAAATGGGGGCAGGCGGTTGCCGACATCATATCTTCCGAGTTCCCGGAGAAAACCTATGACACATCCAAATGGGATGAAGCCTCGAAACTGTATCACCACGCCGTAGCGTCGGCCAACAACGCCAAATTCTATAACGTCGCCGGAGAATCGGCGGCAAGACTTTTCAATCTTTGCGGCCTTTACCAGAAAAGCCGCGGCTCTTTTGGTGAAGCGAAGACGCTGTTAAATTCCGCCGTCGAGACGGCCATGTCGGCATATGGCAAGAAACATCCGGAACTTGCGGTTGTATTAAACAACCGGGGGATGCTCCTCCGGGAACTCTCGGAGTACGCGCAGGCGGTAAAGGATCTGAATCTTGCGCTGGAAATAAACATGGAAGCGCTCGGCGCGGACAATCCTTCAACCCTTTCCAATATGAACAACCTCGGCCTTCTCCAGATGGATAACGGAGATTTCGCAAACGCGAAACTGAATTTCGAAAAAGCACTCAGGACCGGAGAAAAGATCTTCAGTAAAAGACATCATCAGGTCGCGATATTTTGCAATAACCTCGCCGTGATTCATTTCAGGACGGGTGAGCTTGAGAAGGCGAAGGAGCTGGCCGTCCGCGCATCGAGCATCGACAAGGAGGTGCTCGGCAGCGGGCATCCCGCCGTCGCTGTGAGGCTGTCGAACCTTGCCTCCATTCAGAAACGGCTTGGCGAGATGGATGAAGCGCTGGAAAATTACACTGAAGCGCTGCACATTGATGAAGCGGTGTTTGGCAAATCGCATCCTAGGGTCGCCGAAGACCTCGGCAACATCGCCTTGCTGCAGAAGTTGACCGGGGATAATGATTCTGCAAGGAAAAATTTCCGCCAGGCTTTGCAGACGAACGAGGCTCTTCTCGGAAAGAAACATCCGACCTACGCAATCCAGCAGAACAATTACGGACGGTTCCTTCTCGCCAAAGGGGACAGGAAAAACGGGCTCGTCAACTGCCGCCAGGCTCTTGCCACGCTCGAAAAGTCGCTCGGAAAGAATCATTATCTGACCGCTGAAGTAAAAAGGGGAGTTGAATCGGCCGAAAAGAAGGGGTAA
- a CDS encoding glycosyltransferase family 39 protein yields MPVTKRLYWFLIVISLFRLAVASVLELSPDEGYYWQWGKNLSLSYYDHPPMVALFIAITTLFSDAEFFVRLSGVLGAALSSLLIYILTVKLFKDEVAGFMAVIVMNLSLIFSAGALVITPDTPLVIFYLASLITFYTAANSDPSSTASYGKWIIAGTVTGLAMLSKYTAVFFFPCAFMYMLIAPEKRVWLIRPHPYIAAVTAFITFTPVLLWNARYDWISFAFQAEHGLAKLKTAWYALFAEFFSFQIVLYSFGIFFFLIAAFFTLFPRSFGFGSGKDARPEVLDGSRFLLSFALPILLFFFFNATRARVEGNWPILGYLPLFVQTGVLAVERYLKDGVRWSVSVSVGIALFLLAFFHLQIVNPVIPHPHRDEISIRLYGWEEIGRRVDANRENGRFTFAVTNRAQVASLVNYYTSPHMETYMPHSNWKRFFFLKPIDSRIGENAIYVTEVRRDDIENIKKMFEKVEKAESFDTLRKGELIRKVNIYKCYNYLGGIK; encoded by the coding sequence TTGCCGGTAACTAAAAGGCTTTATTGGTTCCTGATAGTCATTTCTCTTTTCAGGCTGGCGGTAGCATCCGTTCTGGAACTCTCTCCCGATGAAGGGTACTACTGGCAGTGGGGGAAAAACCTCAGCCTTAGCTATTACGACCACCCGCCGATGGTCGCCCTGTTTATCGCGATAACCACGCTTTTTTCGGACGCAGAGTTCTTCGTCCGCCTCTCCGGCGTTCTTGGAGCGGCTCTCTCTTCACTGCTGATATACATCCTCACCGTAAAACTTTTCAAGGATGAGGTCGCGGGTTTCATGGCGGTGATCGTCATGAACCTTTCCCTGATATTCTCAGCCGGTGCGCTGGTGATCACGCCGGATACGCCGCTCGTTATCTTCTATCTCGCTTCTCTTATCACGTTTTACACGGCGGCAAATTCTGACCCTTCTTCAACAGCTTCATACGGCAAGTGGATCATCGCCGGCACCGTGACTGGCCTTGCCATGCTCAGCAAATATACCGCCGTATTCTTTTTCCCCTGCGCCTTCATGTATATGCTCATAGCCCCGGAGAAAAGGGTGTGGCTCATCAGGCCGCATCCATATATCGCGGCGGTAACGGCGTTCATTACCTTTACGCCGGTACTGCTCTGGAACGCGAGGTATGACTGGATATCGTTTGCTTTCCAGGCGGAGCATGGGCTGGCGAAACTGAAGACGGCCTGGTACGCACTCTTCGCCGAGTTCTTCAGTTTCCAGATAGTTCTTTATTCCTTCGGAATATTCTTTTTTCTCATTGCGGCGTTCTTTACGCTTTTTCCGAGGTCGTTTGGCTTCGGCTCCGGCAAAGATGCAAGGCCGGAGGTTCTCGACGGGTCGCGGTTTCTCCTTTCGTTCGCGCTCCCCATTCTCCTTTTCTTCTTTTTCAACGCGACACGCGCGAGGGTGGAGGGGAACTGGCCTATCCTTGGCTATCTCCCTCTCTTTGTCCAGACAGGTGTGTTGGCCGTTGAAAGGTATTTGAAGGATGGCGTACGCTGGAGTGTTTCCGTTTCCGTCGGCATCGCGCTGTTCCTCCTGGCATTTTTCCATCTGCAGATAGTGAATCCCGTGATACCCCATCCTCACAGGGATGAGATAAGCATACGCCTCTACGGCTGGGAAGAGATAGGGAGAAGGGTCGACGCGAACAGGGAGAACGGCAGGTTCACCTTCGCGGTGACGAACAGGGCACAGGTCGCTTCCCTTGTGAACTATTACACATCACCCCATATGGAAACCTACATGCCCCACTCGAACTGGAAAAGATTCTTTTTTCTAAAACCGATAGATTCGCGCATCGGTGAGAACGCGATATACGTTACCGAAGTTAGGCGCGACGATATCGAAAATATAAAAAAGATGTTCGAGAAAGTCGAGAAGGCGGAGTCGTTCGACACCCTTAGAAAGGGGGAGCTCATTAGGAAGGTGAATATCTACAAGTGCTACAATTACCTTGGAGGCATAAAGTGA